From the genome of Paenibacillus sp. JQZ6Y-1, one region includes:
- a CDS encoding sugar ABC transporter substrate-binding protein, which translates to MKKSSKSALLLSILMVFAIVLSACGNGAADNNASGSTENASGNALAGKNIALIMRLNNGNFSAQYVDGVKDQVAKYGGTVTVISADNDLSKMASSLDAAVNQGQFDGILIDHGDAGALTAGVQKAVQAGIPVVAFDSALDGIQGVTSLAQNDQKMAELTLDQLAADAGGKGNIVKIWVAGFPPMESRQISYKKFQEKYPNIKEIAAFGTADNAQLDAQTQMEAILKQYPNKGDITAVWASWDEFAKGASNAIKQAGRNEIKVYGIDMSDEDLSMIQDTTSPWVASAAVDPTTIGRVQVRYLYQKFAGDTSDQKVELEPVYVKRDDLPKDKKVTTADLNQYVKGWGESDQGNTDQLKELEKAVAAAK; encoded by the coding sequence ATGAAAAAGTCTTCAAAATCCGCACTTCTGCTCTCTATTCTGATGGTCTTCGCGATCGTGCTGAGCGCCTGCGGAAACGGAGCAGCAGATAACAACGCTTCGGGAAGCACAGAGAATGCTTCTGGCAACGCTCTTGCCGGTAAAAATATCGCACTGATCATGCGTCTGAACAACGGTAACTTCTCCGCCCAGTATGTGGACGGCGTGAAGGATCAGGTTGCTAAATACGGCGGCACTGTTACGGTGATTAGCGCCGACAATGATCTGAGCAAAATGGCATCTTCACTCGATGCAGCAGTTAACCAAGGTCAATTCGACGGTATCCTGATCGACCACGGTGATGCAGGCGCACTGACAGCTGGTGTACAAAAAGCAGTGCAAGCCGGTATTCCGGTTGTTGCCTTCGACTCCGCACTGGACGGTATTCAAGGCGTAACAAGTCTGGCACAAAACGACCAAAAAATGGCGGAGCTGACACTGGATCAACTGGCAGCCGATGCTGGCGGCAAAGGCAATATCGTCAAAATCTGGGTGGCCGGTTTCCCACCGATGGAATCCCGTCAAATCTCCTACAAAAAATTCCAAGAGAAATATCCAAATATTAAAGAAATCGCTGCTTTTGGTACAGCAGACAATGCACAGCTGGATGCACAAACGCAGATGGAAGCGATTTTGAAGCAATATCCGAACAAAGGCGATATTACAGCGGTATGGGCATCTTGGGATGAATTTGCCAAAGGTGCTAGCAATGCAATCAAACAAGCCGGACGCAATGAGATTAAAGTGTACGGTATCGATATGAGTGACGAGGATCTGAGCATGATTCAGGATACGACCAGCCCGTGGGTAGCTTCCGCAGCGGTTGATCCGACCACAATCGGACGCGTACAGGTTCGCTATCTGTACCAGAAATTCGCAGGCGATACATCTGACCAAAAAGTTGAGCTGGAGCCTGTTTATGTGAAACGTGACGATCTGCCGAAGGATAAAAAAGTAACCACTGCCGATCTGAATCAATACGTGAAGGGCTGGGGCGAAAGCGATCAAGGCAATACCGATCAGCTAAAAGAACTGGAAAAAGCAGTCGCAGCAGCGAAGTAA
- a CDS encoding amino acid ABC transporter ATP-binding protein: MIQIRNLSKHFGKHQVLHEIDLDVQAGEIVVLLGPSGSGKSTLLRCINGLEDLSSGSIQVQDHQVNGTMSLRQRQRVMAQIRRRTGMVFQQFNLYPHKTALGNVTESLRMVKKMSAIQARNLGERMLERVGLLDKKDQYPSRLSGGQQQRVGIARALAMQPELILFDEPTSALDPELVGEVLDVMKSLAQEGMTMIVVTHEMKFARQVANKIIFMDEGRIVEQSEPEAFFEQPSSERAQRFLSKVLDH; encoded by the coding sequence ATGATACAGATTCGGAATCTATCCAAGCATTTTGGCAAGCATCAGGTGCTGCATGAGATTGATCTGGATGTGCAGGCGGGTGAGATTGTGGTACTGCTCGGACCGAGCGGTTCAGGCAAAAGCACACTGCTACGCTGCATTAACGGTTTGGAGGATTTGAGCAGTGGCTCAATTCAAGTGCAGGATCATCAGGTGAACGGCACGATGTCGCTTCGGCAGCGGCAGCGTGTCATGGCGCAGATTCGCCGCCGCACCGGTATGGTATTTCAGCAATTCAATCTATATCCGCACAAGACGGCACTCGGTAATGTGACCGAATCGCTACGAATGGTGAAAAAGATGAGTGCGATACAGGCACGCAATCTGGGCGAGCGGATGCTAGAACGCGTTGGCTTGCTGGATAAAAAGGATCAGTATCCGTCGCGATTGTCCGGTGGGCAGCAGCAGCGTGTCGGTATTGCGCGTGCGTTAGCGATGCAGCCAGAGCTGATTCTGTTCGATGAGCCGACTTCTGCGCTTGATCCAGAACTTGTAGGCGAGGTGCTGGATGTAATGAAGTCGCTTGCTCAGGAAGGCATGACGATGATCGTGGTCACCCATGAGATGAAGTTTGCACGCCAAGTGGCGAACAAGATCATTTTTATGGATGAAGGTCGGATTGTAGAGCAGTCCGAGCCGGAGGCGTTTTTTGAACAGCCGTCTAGTGAGCGGGCGCAGCGCTTTTTGAGTAAGGTATTGGATCATTGA
- a CDS encoding alpha/beta hydrolase, which produces MREQQLKMIREIREQQFTQVDGGTLSPPGTPAAQRTEIVIPTTYGDARTSIYRPLDAEEQAPVFINLHGGGFVLGDPQMDDPWCAYIADLSGCIVFNVEYVLAPEHKFPAAVYQCYEVAQWIHQHASEWGGDGSKLAIGGHSAGGNLSAAVCLLNLDKGGELPIAYQILDYPPLDLATDPAEKPAFAEAIPVDMARMFNAMYFEEGADPRNPLASPVFAPISSLQKLPPALVITAGKDSLAAEAEKYAEHLEQAGVAVTKRQYPGEAHGFTHNGTPANAEEAWQLMASELKRIFA; this is translated from the coding sequence ATGAGAGAACAACAACTGAAGATGATCCGTGAAATACGTGAACAGCAATTTACGCAAGTAGATGGCGGTACGCTTTCGCCTCCGGGTACACCTGCGGCGCAGCGTACGGAGATTGTCATTCCTACCACCTATGGCGACGCACGCACAAGTATCTACCGTCCGCTGGATGCTGAGGAACAAGCGCCAGTGTTCATAAACTTGCATGGCGGCGGCTTCGTGCTTGGTGATCCGCAAATGGACGATCCGTGGTGTGCGTATATTGCCGATCTATCCGGTTGTATCGTGTTCAACGTGGAGTATGTACTGGCACCGGAGCACAAATTCCCTGCCGCCGTGTATCAGTGTTACGAAGTGGCGCAATGGATTCATCAACATGCGTCGGAATGGGGCGGCGACGGCTCCAAGCTGGCAATCGGTGGGCACAGCGCCGGTGGCAATCTGTCTGCTGCTGTTTGCTTGCTGAATCTGGATAAAGGTGGCGAGCTGCCAATCGCTTATCAGATTCTTGACTATCCGCCACTTGATCTGGCTACCGATCCAGCAGAGAAGCCAGCCTTTGCCGAAGCGATTCCAGTTGATATGGCACGTATGTTTAACGCGATGTATTTTGAAGAGGGTGCTGATCCACGCAATCCACTGGCATCGCCGGTGTTTGCGCCGATTTCCTCTTTACAAAAACTGCCCCCAGCGCTTGTCATTACAGCAGGCAAAGATTCGCTGGCAGCGGAAGCGGAGAAATACGCAGAGCACCTTGAGCAAGCCGGTGTGGCTGTCACCAAGCGACAATACCCTGGCGAAGCGCACGGCTTCACGCACAACGGCACCCCTGCTAATGCCGAAGAAGCATGGCAGCTGATGGCGAGTGAACTCAAACGAATCTTTGCCTAA
- a CDS encoding glycerate kinase, with amino-acid sequence MSEKTFVLAPDSFKESMTAKQVCVAMEKGLRHVFPHANYIHVPMADGGEGTVQSLVDASGGKMMQLEVSGPLGEPVLASYGILGDGQTAAIEMASASGLHLVPRQQRNPLITSTYGTGQLILACLEQGIRSIIIGIGGSATNDGGAGMAEALGVRLLDEQGQVLPRGGAALAHLDRIDCSGLDQRLQQTALIVACDVSNPLCGEQGASYVFGPQKGATPEMVRQLDDSLQHYADVIGQQLHKEVRELPGAGAAGGLGAGLMTFTQATLQRGIDIVIQYTGLQEQLSKADVVFTGEGGIDFQTKFGKTPHGVAQAAKAAGKPVIAIAGYVGEGIDTLYEEGIDAVFGIVPGAGELEQLLQQGPANVERTMENIGRTLKLSLG; translated from the coding sequence ATGAGCGAAAAGACATTTGTACTGGCACCAGACTCATTCAAGGAAAGCATGACTGCCAAGCAGGTATGTGTGGCGATGGAAAAAGGGCTGCGTCACGTGTTCCCGCATGCCAACTATATTCATGTACCGATGGCAGATGGTGGCGAAGGAACAGTGCAATCGCTAGTGGATGCGTCTGGTGGCAAGATGATGCAGCTGGAAGTTAGTGGACCGCTCGGTGAACCAGTATTAGCAAGCTATGGCATTCTAGGCGATGGACAGACAGCAGCGATTGAAATGGCATCGGCAAGCGGGCTGCATCTGGTGCCGCGTCAGCAACGAAATCCGTTGATTACGTCCACCTATGGTACGGGGCAGCTGATCCTTGCTTGTTTGGAACAGGGGATTCGCAGCATTATTATCGGCATTGGCGGCAGTGCGACCAATGATGGAGGCGCTGGGATGGCGGAAGCGCTCGGTGTCCGTTTGCTGGATGAGCAGGGGCAGGTATTACCGCGTGGCGGTGCAGCGCTAGCACATCTGGATCGTATCGATTGCAGTGGATTGGATCAACGGTTGCAGCAGACGGCATTGATCGTTGCCTGTGATGTGAGCAATCCGCTGTGCGGCGAGCAGGGTGCATCGTATGTATTTGGTCCACAAAAAGGGGCGACCCCAGAGATGGTGCGCCAGCTGGATGATAGTTTGCAGCATTATGCGGATGTGATTGGGCAGCAGCTGCACAAGGAGGTACGGGAGCTTCCCGGTGCAGGTGCGGCAGGCGGATTGGGTGCGGGACTGATGACCTTTACCCAAGCGACCTTGCAGCGTGGGATTGATATTGTGATTCAATATACTGGCTTGCAGGAGCAGCTGTCTAAAGCAGATGTAGTCTTTACAGGTGAGGGCGGTATCGACTTCCAGACCAAGTTTGGCAAAACACCGCATGGTGTCGCGCAAGCGGCAAAGGCAGCAGGCAAGCCAGTCATTGCGATTGCTGGTTATGTGGGCGAAGGGATCGACACGCTGTATGAGGAAGGCATTGATGCTGTATTCGGCATCGTACCGGGAGCAGGGGAGCTAGAGCAACTATTGCAGCAAGGACCTGCCAATGTAGAGCGCACAATGGAAAATATCGGTCGTACACTGAAGCTATCGTTAGGATAA
- a CDS encoding amino acid ABC transporter permease → MQTVGESGWQLVWDNLPFLFKGAGYTLLLTVISMFFGLIIGVVVAIARMKGNKLVRAIARFYVSIIRGTPVLVQLVIVYYGLTDYGITLDAVPAACIALSINIGAYLSETFRGAILSIPKGQTEAAYATGMSSLQTMWRIILPQAARVAIPPMGNTFIGMLKETSLVSVITVTDLMRSADLLIAQYYIYMPFYLGIAIMYWVMSTVFSTLLELVEKRLARAY, encoded by the coding sequence ATGCAAACGGTCGGTGAATCGGGCTGGCAGCTCGTATGGGACAATTTGCCGTTTCTGTTCAAGGGTGCAGGTTATACGCTGCTGCTGACAGTGATCTCGATGTTCTTCGGATTGATCATCGGCGTGGTGGTAGCCATTGCGCGTATGAAGGGCAACAAATTGGTGCGTGCGATAGCACGCTTTTATGTATCCATTATTCGTGGTACACCCGTGCTCGTACAGCTGGTGATCGTGTACTACGGATTAACCGATTATGGCATCACGCTGGATGCCGTACCAGCAGCATGTATTGCGCTTAGTATCAACATCGGGGCGTACTTGTCGGAAACATTCCGCGGCGCGATTTTGTCCATTCCAAAAGGGCAGACCGAAGCGGCGTATGCGACAGGCATGTCCTCGCTGCAAACGATGTGGCGTATTATTTTACCGCAGGCAGCACGAGTAGCGATTCCGCCGATGGGCAATACATTTATTGGCATGCTTAAAGAAACCTCGCTCGTCTCTGTCATTACGGTAACTGATCTGATGCGTTCGGCGGATCTGCTGATTGCGCAGTATTACATTTATATGCCATTTTATCTCGGCATCGCTATCATGTATTGGGTGATGAGTACGGTATTTTCCACCTTGCTGGAATTGGTGGAAAAACGCTTAGCACGGGCATATTGA
- a CDS encoding substrate-binding periplasmic protein, which yields MKSLFQRKSALTLTLVMVLTLVLSACGNAASTSSNAGGTGSQEAATTTGGNELEQIKSAGVLKVGLMGTYAPYNYLDSNKQVIGFDADIANEVAKRLGVKVEFTTQAFSGLIPSLQAGKFDAIISQVTITDERKQQLDFSDPYITNQVKIIVNETNTDITKLADFKGKNIGVGLGTNDETYLRNEVLPQVGDFTIKTYNDVITTLQDLNVGRIDATINNIYALKPVVEENGFKIKAVGDAIKSDQAGIAIRKNNPELLEALNKALKDMKDDGTYNTIFEKWFGEQPPAE from the coding sequence ATGAAGTCATTGTTTCAACGTAAAAGCGCGCTGACGCTCACACTGGTTATGGTACTTACACTGGTATTGAGCGCATGCGGGAATGCAGCATCCACGTCCAGCAATGCAGGCGGTACAGGCAGTCAGGAAGCAGCTACAACAACGGGCGGTAACGAGCTGGAGCAGATCAAGTCTGCTGGCGTACTCAAGGTCGGTCTGATGGGAACCTATGCACCGTACAACTATCTGGATTCCAACAAGCAGGTCATCGGCTTCGATGCAGATATTGCGAATGAAGTTGCCAAGCGTCTTGGCGTGAAGGTCGAATTTACGACGCAGGCATTTTCCGGTCTGATTCCGAGTCTGCAAGCGGGCAAATTCGATGCCATCATCAGTCAGGTGACGATTACGGACGAGCGCAAGCAGCAGCTGGACTTCTCCGATCCGTACATTACCAATCAGGTGAAGATCATCGTCAACGAAACCAATACCGATATTACCAAGCTTGCTGATTTTAAAGGCAAAAACATCGGCGTTGGTCTGGGCACGAACGACGAAACGTATCTGCGTAACGAAGTGCTGCCGCAGGTTGGTGACTTTACGATCAAAACGTACAACGATGTGATCACGACGTTGCAGGATTTGAATGTGGGACGTATCGACGCAACGATCAACAACATCTATGCACTGAAGCCGGTTGTGGAAGAGAATGGGTTCAAAATCAAAGCTGTCGGCGATGCGATCAAGTCTGACCAAGCAGGAATTGCGATTCGCAAAAATAATCCAGAATTGCTGGAAGCACTGAACAAAGCGCTCAAGGATATGAAGGACGACGGCACATACAATACGATTTTTGAAAAATGGTTTGGTGAGCAACCGCCTGCAGAATAA
- a CDS encoding class I SAM-dependent methyltransferase, with the protein MSDQNKQDVTKRFSTRVDDYVKYRPGYPAELFDYMQNTMGIEAGQKVADIGAGTGIFTALLLERGLEVFAVEPNEPMRLAAEKSLPSAPLHLMDGSAEQTNLPDHSVDVIVCAQSFHWFDTERAIQEFRRIAGEDGKLALIWNTRLQTGSDFLERYEQLLQQFGTDYKEVNHQYMFSQLQHPVFRDGTMQRATFINRQVMDLDGVQGRLRSTSYVPSAGEPGYEPLMQEAERLFNETKQDGVVYMDYETEVYWGQL; encoded by the coding sequence GTGAGTGACCAAAACAAACAGGATGTAACCAAACGTTTTTCGACGCGTGTAGATGATTATGTGAAGTATCGTCCGGGCTATCCAGCGGAATTATTCGATTATATGCAGAACACTATGGGTATAGAGGCTGGGCAAAAGGTAGCTGACATCGGTGCAGGAACAGGGATTTTTACCGCATTGTTACTGGAACGTGGATTGGAAGTATTCGCGGTAGAGCCGAATGAGCCGATGCGCCTTGCTGCGGAGAAGTCATTGCCAAGTGCACCTCTGCATCTGATGGATGGATCGGCAGAGCAGACGAACTTGCCAGATCATAGTGTCGATGTCATCGTCTGCGCGCAATCATTCCACTGGTTTGATACGGAACGCGCGATCCAAGAATTTCGCAGAATCGCTGGAGAAGATGGCAAGCTAGCGCTGATCTGGAATACGCGGCTACAGACCGGCAGTGATTTTCTGGAACGATATGAGCAGCTGCTACAGCAATTTGGTACCGATTACAAAGAAGTGAATCATCAGTATATGTTCAGCCAGTTGCAGCATCCAGTATTTCGGGATGGCACGATGCAGCGGGCTACTTTTATCAATCGACAGGTGATGGATCTGGATGGGGTGCAGGGTAGATTGCGTTCCACTTCTTATGTACCATCAGCGGGTGAACCGGGATATGAGCCGCTCATGCAGGAAGCGGAGCGGCTGTTCAACGAGACGAAGCAGGATGGAGTTGTCTATATGGATTATGAGACAGAGGTGTACTGGGGACAATTGTAG
- a CDS encoding OsmC family protein, with translation MNVTTVWHGGRAFESTGPSGYPVGMDATPAYGGLGKGATPMELLLAGLAGCIGIDITMILDSFLGQIESIRIEADGTRREEMPKGFTDIDLIFHVDGEIPDYRVWRAIQMGKEKYCAVSDSLSATINYRLILNGTEIAKPATA, from the coding sequence ATGAATGTAACAACAGTATGGCACGGTGGACGTGCATTTGAATCGACAGGTCCTTCTGGTTATCCAGTTGGTATGGATGCGACTCCTGCTTACGGCGGACTCGGCAAAGGCGCAACGCCGATGGAGCTGCTGCTGGCAGGGCTGGCGGGCTGTATCGGTATTGATATTACGATGATTCTGGATTCCTTTCTAGGTCAGATTGAGAGTATTCGGATTGAAGCAGACGGTACGCGTCGTGAGGAGATGCCGAAGGGCTTCACGGATATTGATCTGATCTTCCATGTAGATGGCGAGATTCCCGATTACCGTGTATGGCGCGCGATTCAGATGGGCAAAGAGAAGTATTGTGCGGTATCGGATTCATTGAGCGCGACTATTAACTACCGTCTGATTCTGAATGGTACTGAGATCGCCAAGCCAGCAACTGCCTAA
- a CDS encoding CdaR family transcriptional regulator, protein MYKLSDRQAQDIVDKMMQDIPYNINIMNEQGIIIGSGNARRIGSVHQGAVAALQTGTMVEVWQDGRLEKKGTNEPIVINGQRIGVIGISGEPDEVRPFCNLVRTTVTLLIEQRSRLESLAHEANRKKAFLEQLLRYTGSAYPPRMRREAAEYGLDLLLRTTVLLVRRLQLDEPTARVLLQFPSFQTGEQDDMQLIFVQNEAELPSLLDTLRMQQPQAQLTAGRPESLIAHSYAQAQDTMNVLLALQPDTSFATYDQLQFIIQFGQAVTATHNPVAKLEEHADLLLTLRSFIFHNGSIHDTALALNIHRNTLQYRLKRIQAITGRDPRQWLELIELTHGLLSMYLTP, encoded by the coding sequence ATGTACAAGCTCTCAGACAGACAGGCACAGGATATCGTCGACAAAATGATGCAGGACATTCCGTACAACATCAATATTATGAACGAGCAGGGCATTATCATCGGTAGCGGTAACGCCCGCCGCATCGGTTCCGTCCATCAAGGCGCGGTTGCTGCACTGCAAACCGGTACGATGGTTGAAGTATGGCAGGATGGTCGTCTGGAGAAAAAAGGCACCAATGAGCCGATCGTGATCAACGGTCAGCGCATTGGTGTGATTGGCATTAGCGGCGAACCGGACGAAGTCCGTCCATTTTGCAATCTGGTACGCACTACGGTCACACTGCTGATTGAGCAGCGCAGCCGTTTGGAAAGTCTCGCACATGAAGCGAACCGCAAAAAAGCGTTTTTGGAGCAGCTGCTGCGCTATACCGGCTCTGCCTATCCGCCGCGTATGCGACGCGAAGCAGCAGAATACGGACTGGACCTGCTGCTTCGCACGACCGTCCTGCTTGTCCGCCGCCTACAGCTAGATGAACCAACCGCACGCGTACTGCTGCAATTCCCTTCATTTCAAACAGGCGAGCAGGACGATATGCAGCTGATCTTCGTACAAAATGAAGCAGAATTGCCGTCCCTGTTAGATACGCTGCGGATGCAGCAACCTCAAGCCCAACTCACAGCCGGACGCCCCGAATCACTGATTGCCCATAGCTATGCACAGGCGCAGGATACGATGAATGTCCTACTGGCGCTGCAACCAGATACTTCGTTTGCTACCTATGATCAGCTACAATTCATTATCCAGTTTGGACAAGCGGTAACGGCGACCCACAATCCCGTTGCCAAGCTGGAAGAACATGCGGATCTGCTGCTCACGCTACGTAGCTTTATTTTTCATAATGGCAGCATTCATGATACGGCGTTGGCTCTGAACATTCATCGCAACACCCTACAATACCGACTGAAACGCATCCAAGCCATTACCGGACGCGATCCACGGCAATGGCTGGAATTGATCGAGCTGACGCATGGATTGCTATCCATGTATCTGACACCATAA
- a CDS encoding GntP family permease has product MEGLTIGWLGALAGLALAIVLILRKLNPVYALFLGAIVGALLGGANLEQTVSILVSGTQSVMGTVLRVLAAGVLAGVMMESGAAETIAQAIVRKFGGSKAILALALATMIITAVGVFIPVAVLIVAPIALSVGNKMGISKLALLVALSGGGKAGNIISPNPNTIAAARGFDLDLSSVMLAGFVPAICGLAVAVIVASLLKNKGDMVSAEEADDGDVDMSKYPPLSRAIVAPVVAVVLLMINPIGSIAGISWLSSFKVDAMYILPIAGIIGMLAMGQANNIVKYTTAGLNKMTATVLILVGAGGIAGLISASNLSSQVVALIDASGISGTFLAPISGILMAAATASTSTGVILATGSFGEAILNMGTAPLAAAVMVHTGATVIDSLPQGNYFHVTADSMKMSIRQRLGVVPYEAMVGGTMAIVATLLYGFLL; this is encoded by the coding sequence ATGGAAGGATTGACGATTGGATGGCTTGGTGCGCTGGCAGGGCTGGCGCTTGCGATTGTTTTGATTTTACGTAAATTAAATCCGGTCTATGCGTTATTTCTGGGTGCGATTGTTGGGGCATTGCTCGGCGGTGCGAATCTAGAACAGACGGTTAGTATTCTTGTAAGCGGTACCCAGAGCGTGATGGGCACGGTGCTGCGCGTGCTGGCAGCGGGTGTGCTGGCTGGCGTGATGATGGAATCGGGGGCAGCTGAGACGATTGCACAGGCGATTGTACGGAAATTTGGCGGCAGCAAGGCGATTCTGGCATTGGCGCTGGCAACGATGATCATCACGGCGGTTGGTGTGTTTATTCCAGTGGCGGTGCTGATCGTGGCACCGATTGCCTTGTCGGTAGGCAACAAGATGGGCATTTCCAAGCTAGCACTGTTGGTTGCGTTATCCGGTGGAGGCAAAGCAGGCAATATCATCTCACCCAATCCGAATACGATTGCGGCGGCGCGTGGATTCGATCTGGATCTGAGCAGCGTCATGCTGGCGGGCTTTGTGCCAGCGATCTGTGGTCTGGCGGTTGCTGTTATTGTTGCTTCGCTATTGAAGAACAAAGGCGATATGGTGTCTGCTGAGGAAGCGGATGATGGGGATGTGGATATGTCCAAGTATCCACCGCTCAGCCGTGCGATTGTGGCGCCAGTGGTGGCAGTTGTGCTGCTGATGATCAATCCAATCGGCTCGATCGCAGGGATTAGCTGGTTATCCAGCTTCAAGGTGGACGCGATGTACATTTTACCGATTGCCGGTATTATCGGCATGCTGGCGATGGGACAGGCGAATAATATCGTGAAATACACAACCGCTGGATTAAATAAAATGACTGCTACGGTACTGATTCTGGTCGGTGCGGGCGGGATTGCTGGACTGATCTCGGCATCCAATCTGTCGTCGCAGGTGGTGGCGCTGATCGATGCATCTGGCATTTCGGGAACCTTTCTCGCGCCGATCTCCGGTATTCTGATGGCGGCTGCGACGGCTTCCACTTCAACTGGTGTCATTCTGGCAACGGGTTCGTTTGGGGAAGCGATTCTAAATATGGGTACTGCTCCGCTTGCAGCCGCAGTGATGGTGCATACAGGCGCGACTGTGATTGACTCACTGCCGCAGGGCAACTATTTCCACGTGACAGCAGATAGTATGAAAATGAGCATCCGTCAGCGGCTTGGCGTTGTACCGTATGAAGCGATGGTCGGCGGCACGATGGCGATTGTAGCGACACTGCTGTATGGATTTTTGTTATAA
- a CDS encoding phosphatidate cytidylyltransferase, translating to MSASLLTLILVFTALLIVQLVYIIIGKIQPERDYRLIGTRIKTWWGMFFIFCLATLFNQIVSLLSLMVLTFFALKEYYSMIRTRKADRRLFLWSYLAIPLQFYWIYIGWYGMFIVFIPIYVFLLLPLPRLINKGTGGFLRSVSSTQWGLMLMVFGLSHLAYFPFATPQYGGRLVLFLVLLTQLNDVVHYVASMYIGKHKIVPTSNPHLTWEGFACGFVATLAAAYIAHPYLTPFGTGFTFIIAALISLAGFFGSLTISVLKRDLLIGDSGRAEALKESYLSRVDSLTYTAPVFFHVVRYVFDFM from the coding sequence ATGAGCGCGTCTTTGCTTACGCTCATTCTCGTATTTACAGCTTTACTGATCGTCCAGCTTGTCTACATAATCATTGGCAAAATCCAGCCAGAACGCGATTACCGACTGATCGGTACACGTATCAAAACATGGTGGGGCATGTTCTTTATTTTCTGTCTAGCCACGCTGTTCAACCAGATTGTATCACTACTCTCCCTGATGGTATTGACCTTCTTTGCCCTCAAGGAATACTACTCAATGATTCGCACGCGCAAGGCAGATCGGCGGCTGTTTCTGTGGTCGTATCTGGCAATTCCGCTGCAATTTTACTGGATCTATATCGGCTGGTATGGCATGTTTATCGTGTTTATTCCAATCTATGTATTCCTGCTGTTGCCTTTGCCACGCCTGATTAACAAAGGCACTGGTGGCTTCTTACGCAGTGTTAGCTCGACCCAGTGGGGCTTGATGCTAATGGTATTCGGTCTGAGCCATCTGGCATATTTCCCATTTGCAACGCCACAATATGGCGGCAGACTGGTGCTGTTCCTCGTGCTGCTGACCCAGCTGAACGATGTGGTGCATTACGTGGCATCCATGTATATCGGCAAACACAAAATCGTTCCCACCTCCAATCCGCATCTCACATGGGAAGGCTTTGCCTGTGGATTTGTGGCGACGTTGGCAGCAGCGTATATCGCTCATCCGTATTTAACGCCGTTTGGAACAGGCTTTACGTTCATCATCGCGGCGCTGATCAGTCTGGCGGGCTTTTTCGGTAGTTTGACGATTTCCGTGCTGAAGCGGGATCTGCTTATCGGTGACAGTGGCAGAGCCGAAGCGCTCAAGGAAAGCTATCTTAGTCGCGTGGACAGTCTGACCTATACAGCACCGGTCTTTTTCCATGTTGTGCGATATGTCTTTGACTTTATGTAA